A window of Pyrus communis chromosome 3, drPyrComm1.1, whole genome shotgun sequence genomic DNA:
TCGGACTCTAATGCAAATTATTATgtactaaaaagaaattagttggAAACAATCATGCCTGTGCCCCGCGGCACATGAGAGGTTTTTGCTCTCTATAAATTCAATAATGTAATCATAACATCTTTTTTATTTAGATGTTATATTTTGGCTTTTCGGCTCTCTTTATTATTCTCTATCTTTAAAAATCATGTTTGCATAATAATTACTAAATTCAAAATCGAACGTTAGTTGCACGCTTAAAATATTTATGATTAGCAGAAAGCACACATTTTATATGTATGAacaatattgtgtatcaaaagtgagggcaaaataagaaaaaaacgGGCACAAAGTTGACAAGGAAGGTTCTCTTAATAGAATagatttgttttacataaaaataaaaaaatagaaacattTTATGATATGGAagttatattttttgttgagAGTTCTGAAAAAACGTATATAATTTAACTGTCGTCAAAAGAGTGGACTGAAATGTATTTAGCCCTTAAGAAGCTTCACCGGAGATTAGTGTTACCTTTTAATCAATCATTTCGCAATAAAACGCAGCATATATATGTCCACAAGAGAATGCATCCCAAGAAAACAAGACAAATATTGCTGGATGGTATATATTGAAATAGAATCAAAGAATCTGGTCTTTTCCAGGCATATATACTAAAGTTCAATTGGTAATTCAATCGCACAAGAACACACCTAAAACAGATgaccaaaaccccaaaaagatTAAATCtttattaatacaaaaataacaCACAAGCTCTGATAGATAAAAATGGATGCACTTTATAGAAGGTACTCCTCCCTCATGGACACAGGTCCCAGAGCCCTTAAGATAtttacaggtccaaacaccttataattCACCCCACAAATTCGGAGATACGATTCAATCTCATTTTCTGCACCATGGAAAGCAGCAACTCTGCAAAATTTCAGtccgaaaaagaaaacaaaatgagacATAAAAACCAGTGTTTGTATAAAAATGTGAGTAAAATGGTGACTAGTGACATACCCTGGCACTGTCATTGGAACCCTGCTTCCTTGCATCTTGGTAAGACGGCTGAGAAGGAGTCCCTGGTACTTTTCCCGCCCTCTCCTCCCGCACTTTGTTGAATATATGAGTGAAACCATCAGCTGATGCCGGGTCATTCTCATCCCACTCGCCAAATTTGGGAACAGCAGCACCTTTCTCAGGCTGCCACATAAAAACAGAAAACATACTCAAGACCAAGACTTGACAAAGATATTGCATCAGTATAAAAAGTTAACTACAGgaacaatcatttcaaaaacAATGGGTTCTTACCGCAGCAAAACTTTTTCGAATGATGCTTGATCATCAgtcaaaacaagtttttgggACCATATCTTTTTACTGTAATTACGAATAAATATGGAAAAACAGACAACAGCTTGGCAAGTTTATATGGATATGAGGAAGAAAATTTACACTTTCATCGCGAGGTTTGAGGCGGGATCTTGCAGGAGTGCCATGGCTACTTTCATATGGCGCCTTTCCTTCCCAGGAGGGTGAATCTCTTCCTGAGACCCTTGCATTGCGATGGAGAGGTGAACGTTCAACGCTGTTCTCAGACCCAGCACTTGGTCGTGCAGGTCTTCGATGGGTTTCACCAGAACTAACCCCACGGCCTCTGTTAGGTTGATGTGCTGATTCACCAGAAGTTCTGCGCTGAGCTGGGGAGTTGGCAAATCTTAGGTCATTATCCTCCCTGCTTCTTCTCCGTTCATGTACTGGTTTTTCCTGTTCCGGTCTAACTTTTGGAGGAGATGATGCAGATGTGTCAGAGAGGATGTCTGGATTCTCTTCGGGGTCATTTGGATTAATCATCTTTCCCCCAACACCAGTTCGACCCTTACGGGCCTTATCAAAATAGGCAGTGTAAGGAACACTGTCTTGGCTTTCCCAATTGCCAAACTTTGGTACATGTGAACGTTGCTGCCACAATAAGAAAATATTGTCATGCTAGTGCCTCTACTATTTCCATCAATCAATACATTTCAATACATCAAGTAGCATTATATGATGTATATAAGACCTCTTCTATAAACAGGGTCATTGAATGGGTGAGTTAAAGTAAGCAGACGGAACCATTGAACAGAAACGAGgaccaaaatttcaaacatgAATTGGACAAGCATGACAGGCTGTTCTATGTGACCACAACTTGACCTTGCTTAACTACATTACAACAAACTTTCAAATACGCACAGTTAGAACAGATCAGGGAAGAAAAGGACATTCAAAATCTATTGCAACTCCCTAAACCTTCTCAAAGCAACGCAAAAGAGATACTTCTTCAACAAGCTTTGCTTGCATTCAAAGAATGAGGTAACAGATGGTGACCACTCTTTTGTCAGGTGAGACAGTTATGCATTTTCTCGAAGGCATGCTTTGGACATCTTCCCTGAACATGTTTCTATTTCTATCACAAGCGTCCTAAAAAAGCGAGGGCAGGAAATGGGTGGACGATTAAATGCCCATGGAAATTATTCAAATGAACATATGCCAAATGATATACCAAATGACACGTACAAATATACCACCTCTACTATTGTCCAACTGCCACAAGATTGTTTGGTTTAGACTGCATAAATATGCCTTTCTAGTTTCTAACAAAAATTACATCAACCCAAAGCAACATCAAACCCGAATTCCTTTAAATTCAATGGTATTATAGACTATCTTGGCACAACCAAGATCAAGCCAATAGTTTCAATTCTCTTTAAACGCAACAAATGAAGGATAGCTTATCCAACGTAGTCATGTTGTAACTCAACACTATAAAATTCATCGAAACAAATGAATTTCTCTACCCACATAATAAACAATGAAGACTCAGAAGCCAGAGAATTTCAAATGCGATTATGCAAACAAGAAGTAAGGCGAGAAAATTTTTATCCAAGAACATATTATCAAACATATAACACACACAAGTTTTCAATTACCTCCTAGcactaaaaatttcaataaaGATACCATAAAACATCAGAAGTTTCAACTTCCAAGAATCAAAACATCGGAGCCGTGTGCATCATTGTTTAAGCATAGTGCAACATCAACTGGACTACACTAGACCGCTCATCCCCATTACAATCTTCTGCTTCATGACCCCCAAACAAGAACTCGGCAACACAAACTCAGTACAACTATTACGCAAAATAACAAAATCTAGGACTCCAGTTCACCCAAGCACAATTCTTTTCAATGTTAATTCAACCATATCagcaaaaaaaatgcaagaattCTTCTTTCTTGTTCGATGTAATTATCGAACATATATCATATACACAAGCTGAAATGTAGATTAATAGGAATGATAAAAAGCACTCTGATTGAGCACCCTAAACTCCCCAATGACAGAACCCAGATCAATATCACATAAAGTGTGCAACTTTACATTTCAACAAGCTTTCAAATCAAACGTTATTGCTCATCAGAAATTAAATTAGTAAACTTTCAATCCCAATTCATATATTCCATTCCAATTCCCTACATAGTAGAAATTTTCCaaaattagaataaaaaatCAGATAAAGCTCATATTTTTCtagaattcaaaaaaataaagcacaaaaaacccaaaaagattGGGAACTTACTGCCATTTTTCTGTCCACCAGATTTAGAAAAACCCCAGCAAATTAATGTCAGTGTAGAACTCCTGGACCAAAACCCTCCACGAATATGGCAACCCCAAAAGCTCCTCCCCGAAACCCTTCAACGAAGCACCAAGAGAGAGAGGAATTAtttgagagacagagagagaggatgAGGGTGTAGAAAGAGAAAGGAAATATTTCTAGAGGGTTTTATCAACCATTGACGGACGCTACCCGTCATGTTTGACCATTCTCTCTGTGTGAAAGTCTCTGCTTCTTCTctgttcaaagttcaaacatcTCTCTCAGCGAGTTAAGACTCCGTCTCTAGTTgccatttcttcaattttacGTGAAATGCTATTGGTTTATAATATATGCTCTTTTTTATTATTCCCTGTATAATTCAAATTATATATTGCTACAGTTTTCACTCATCAAATTTTGATAGTGGGATATGTTTTACTGTTCTCTCGTTCAAGCTGTGCTAGTGAGAGTGGTTCATACATGCATGATTAATTGTGAGTTTTTTTAACTGGAATTTGGCATTTCTTTATCAGTTTGAAGCGATTTTACATTGTGTTAACGACAGTCGTTTATGCATAAATTCTAAAAAAGAGTATATAGCTTTGACTTGTTATAGGTCGGTAATGCATGCTGCTTATGGGCATTTGTTTTTCATTGTTGTACGTGTTTTACTACTCTTTAAAGTGAAATTATTGATAATAATCCATACGTATCTAATTAATTGTTAAAGTTATTTTTAATGATGACTGAAATAATTAgcaaaaatgaaatgattacaAATTGTTGATGCAATGTGAAATTCATTCATACAAACATTGCATAATCAACAGACTAACCATCACAAACAGATTAAAAACGAGTGACCTTagcattatttttaattttataatttagtGCGTATGTGTTTTGTTGATtgtctttttctattttttatcgATGTGTTTTATTGAGCGTCTTGTTTTTGTTAGGAAATTTAATTGTGCTCCATTTGGAGTGCCTACCCCGTTTAGTTtacgaaaaagaaaatatatggtCGTCGTTTTGGAGATAAACGTGGTTAGTTTTAGTGGCGGCTAACATTAAATTGTAATCGTGAAAGAGCCTCAACTGAAAATATCAAGGCTTGTTTGCTTGTCGGTTTCTGTGGAAACATTTGCTCGTGACTCCtcttttttgtcttcttttcaattttttggtttaatttttttaaaagtcaTAGTATTGTTAATATATTAGAATTTTTAATCGTAGcttataattttcttgatttagTTCACACTATAATCACTGTTTTGTTTGATTGAGAGTCTAAATTCTATATCATGGAAGTAAAATTTATCCGTAAAACGTTTAAATAATCTCAAGCTACTTCGATTATTATAAACTGACTTGAATTGAGTACACGCATATTTTAGTATATGGTGTGTCGAAATTAACTATTTATGTATATAATATTGAGAGTATTGATCTTGTGTCAGAGAAACAATTGaccttatatatatttatagatAATTGGACTACTCTTtgtattgtcaattgattttacagTGGGTATCAAAGCAGGTTGTCCCGTATGTGAAGCCCAACTGCCACACATTACTCACATCTTccgatttgtgttgtccatgtgCTAGGTTTGAAAATTTCTTATACGTGAGGGGGTGTATTGAAAGTATCAATTCCACATGGAAGAAATGAGAGACtttacatgtgcttataagtaattgaacTCCTTCctatattactaattaattttacgGTAAAACCACAGCTTTTTTCACTAGTGCAACTGTCTCTGTGCTGACGCAGTAAGTGTTGCTAAGCGTGCGGTGAGATGCACTAGCTTAAATTAGGTGATTCATATTTTAATCCCATAGAAAGTTCTTCCAAAGACAAAGTCCATAAACTGTCCGTGGTCGCTGCCGCTCAGTAGACATTATGCACTACCAATTTAATTACATtctaaaatacaaaattaaatattggCACTACAAAATACACAATTAAATTTGTATCTTAAGTTTTGCTTATATAAACTATAAATCGTATAAATAATACTTAACTAGGTAGGGTTATGAACTTATGCGTCTTCTGGAAGGCCAATTTGCCAActaattaagttttaatttaattaacaattgGGTTGTTTTATAAAAGAAGAGCAGGAATAAAGCCTTTATTCAAAACTCAACTTGTCAAAACCAAATGCCCAGGTTGACATGAAGTATTGATTTGGTACTGagatgtttttataaaaagtgggtataaaaaaaagttacgcTCAAAATGGtgttggtaaacacttaaaaacaacttattttcacagttttgggtgaaaaaaagctgaaaacatgAAGTAGCAAACATGAGTTTATTCTTATAGCATAgcagaagtagttttttttcaaaacacattaATACCAAATCAGCCCGAAGAAACCTGGTTCAAAACTTGAAGGAAAACAGCTTTATAGAGAAGAAAATATTCTAGGCCTGACTGAGAAGAAAGTATTCTTGCATGTACATTTTGAACGGATATGCAAGAGGACACGAAAATCTTTACTCAAAAATCTCTCGTATGTAAGACTTTCATATTTAAATTCACTTCAGACTCATACTAATGAATCAAGCTAATTGTGGgcttcaaaacaacaaaagcaacACTGCACCGATACATTCTCGCACTCTAAATTTGTCGTCTTTGTATTGTAGGTGACTAGTCATTTGGATTAATGTTGATAATTTTGCTCCTTTGTTAGGTTGGCACTAAATGACCAACCACATAATAAATGGTGCAGCTTTTGTATGATTGTAGAGGCCTTTTGCATAAAGATAGCCTTTTGGAATAACGGCCAGATAATTGCCCAATCTTTTTCCCAATGATAGAAAAAAGCTTTCATGAACTTTTCTCTCTCCCATCTCCCAACTcttatgaagttttttttttctttaaacaaacgatattatctacattaagggggagAGATATGAGTTTTGTCTCATAatatgctagcaataatgtagttcaaattcgtctttggcgataaTAGAACcaaagacctctcatttacaagtgaagaagaatatcactagaccctAGTATTAAGTGATCGCTCGTATTAAATACAAAACCCtcattactttaattaattaatccactagtttatatttcttcatacaCTTCGTATAGAAAGCCTGTTGTATACGATTATACTATACATACATGCTTAAGATGATTGTTGAAATATATTATACATTTTCAAGGAACAATGTTCAAACATTTCTCTCAACGAGTTAAGACTCCATCTCTAGTTgccatttcttcaattttacATGAAATGCTATTGGTTGATAATATATGCTCTTTTTATTATCCCCTGTATAATTCAAATTATATATTGCTACATTTTTCGCTTATCAAATTTTGATAGTGGGATATGTTTTACTCCTCTCATTCAATCTGTGCTAGTAAGAATGgttcatgcatgcatgaaaTTTTACATTGTGGTAACGGCAATCGTTCATGCacgaataataaaaaagaagcaTATTGCTTTGACAAGTTATAGGCTGGTGACACATAGTGGTTATGGGCATTGGTTTTTCAGTGCGCTATGTGTTTTACTACTCTTTAAAGCAGAGTTACCTATAATTGTCTATGCGT
This region includes:
- the LOC137729104 gene encoding RPM1-interacting protein 4-like: MAQRSHVPKFGNWESQDSVPYTAYFDKARKGRTGVGGKMINPNDPEENPDILSDTSASSPPKVRPEQEKPVHERRRSREDNDLRFANSPAQRRTSGESAHQPNRGRGVSSGETHRRPARPSAGSENSVERSPLHRNARVSGRDSPSWEGKAPYESSHGTPARSRLKPRDESPEKGAAVPKFGEWDENDPASADGFTHIFNKVREERAGKVPGTPSQPSYQDARKQGSNDSARSCCFPWCRK